The Pristis pectinata isolate sPriPec2 chromosome 20, sPriPec2.1.pri, whole genome shotgun sequence genomic sequence ccacatccatgctgtatttagctcatttacactaatccaatttgcctgggTTCAGTGCATATCCTTGCTTATTTAAATGCCTGCCTAAATGGCTCTTAAGTGTAGTAATTGTTTCtgattcaaccacctcctctgacagtgagttccagatatcaatcactcactgtgtaaacaaaaacttacccctcaactCCGCtctgaaactccttcctctcaccttaaacctgtgccctgcaACTTCCTGTATCAAGGTTCTAAACTTGAGAGACCACAGGACCcaacctgcttaatctctcctcacagaacaatcctcctctccctggaatcaatctggtgatacTCCCTCTAATCACAAGTATACCCTTCTTTAGGTAgaaagaccaaaactgtgcattatGTTCCAGGTCTGATCTGACTCAGGACCTACAGAATTCTAATAAAatacctttactcttgtactcaatttctcttgcaataaaggccaataaatGATTTGTCTTCCAATTGTTTACTGTACCTGTATgataactttcaatgattcatgtacaagaacgctcagatccctttgaacacAAATTCTTTCTCTgaaaaaatactttgcttttctgttttttttccatctatcagagtggatgacctcacattttccactctgtattccatctgccatgcccttATCTTTTTACCTAGCTTTTCTATAACCACTAAAGCcattctgcatcctcctcacatgCAACACTGGTAtaaatcagcagcaaacttggatttATTGCACATatttccctcatctaaatcaccGAAACCAAAGGAAAGCCACAACTCACTCTCATAACaaatgggaaatgaaggaaatttaTGGAATATCAGGGATAATGATTAAGGAATTAGCAACAGGGCACCTAGAAAATCATTACCCCCTGTTAAACAAGTTTATCATGGttgtatgaaagggaaattgtatttAAACAAAACTATTCTTGTTTTTTGCATACTAGATGAGCAGGCTAGATTAGAAAAAAACTAATGGATGAATTAGTTCTGAAATtttacaaggcatttgataagttaccACACAAAAGGGCTCACATAAAATAATGGCTCACTGATCTGGGGGTGAACATGTTAGTATGGATAGCAGGTTTATCAAACAACAGCAAGCAGagaataaacaattttttttaggtTGTTAGACTGTTACCTGTGGGGTGCCAAGGACAAGCGCTAGTTGCTTCAGCAACTTACAACATGATGAAAGCTGTTGACAACAGAGAGCTGCCTGGGAATATAACTGACTTACATAAACcttccattttatatttttcagttCTGGATCCTAAGCAGTGGGGCATTGCAACCTGGCAGGATCTTGCAGGATGTGATGTGGTGACATGGATGGAGCAGAACATGTCTCACTCACAAAATGACAGAAAATACTCGACATCTGGCAAGGTCATGCCCCAGTTTTGCCTGCTGTGAAAAATGTCAAAATTTTGGTTGCTTCCAAAAGTTCTTGACTTTTAAAAAtatctcaaataaaaaaaatcaaagatactGAAAAAAAACACACCTTGGGGCAGGATTAAGCAACAATAACCTGGTAAGATTTGGCAGTGCTTGCCCAGTGGTTCTGAATGGGGAATATCCAGGCCAACATAGAAAGAAATTGTAAGTTAATGAGAGAAATTATGAATCATCTACTGTTCAGGAATACAAAGGAGTGATGCGGAATAAGTATTAAAGTCTACTTTAGGTTTGCTTATCATAGAATTCAAATGATTGTCGGGTGGTGGAATATGCTGTGATTTTCAAATTCTTGAAGCAACATAGCAAAAATATTTGTGTATGTGGGATGCATAATGCATAACCAACATGtaaaaatgtgttctttcttcccAGCACTGAATCCAGCATCATGGTGTATGTCAAATTTGCCAAAAAGATGAAATATGGCATACACAgcaagagaatttaaaaaaacagaaatattcaCATTTCTACCTACTTCATATTTCTGCTGTTTCATTTTTTCCTGTAGGTCAAATTTTTCTGCTTCCAGTTGGTACATCCATTGCCACAGCTCTTTGCTCTTCTCCCTGTTCATACAAGAAAATGTTTGCTGAATTACTTGAAATATGGATCCAAAGCTTAGCAACATTGTTTTTGAAAATACTTCCAAGTTAAGTCATATGGAGTATCTATGAGTATAACATTTCACAATTGTAGTTATGATTGGTTTGGGCTTCGAGCTTAAGAATTCCTATGTTCTTCCATTCTAATTCTGCTGGGACACTGGATAAATAGTCAGCAATATGGACAATGCCATTAGTATTCAAGGATTTTGCCAGTCTCCCTTTGGAGCTACAGCAGGAGATCAACTAAGTCCTCATGAAATTTCAGGGTCACATCCTTTAACCGATTCTGGTTCCAGTTAATTAGTGCTTCATGTCTGGGCTTTCCAGAAGCTGGGTTCACCAGTTTATCGTAGTACTTAGGAAAAAATAATCTATTCCTGCATATTTGAAGCATTTCTGTTGGTGGTATAACATAATGATAACATTTGTGAAGGATCTATAGAATGGACTGTCTTATTCCCAGTTGGGGAGACTgatgcactgccaggagagtgAACATAAACTACTCACAGGCAAGTAAACAATAAGTATGCTTATCCTTACTTGAGTTCACTCTCATTCAGATCGTCAATATCCAGAGGTTTGCGTCTTTCTGACAGgatcttctttttcttttccctctcagtTTGCTTCTTCCCACCTCGACGGCTGTCAGTCTGATGGAAATAAGTTGTTAAAATGACAACACTCCACAATTCATTGTGTAGTTCAATCAAATTGGAGAAATCAACAGAGAAATAGAATTTGCTGTTGTTTTGGTGGTGATGAtggcaggggaggggtgagttGCAGGGCAACCACATAATTTGCTGTCTAGTTCCAGAAAACTATTACAACAAATGAGCAAAGGGGCTTcctcagtggttttgaaagtaacATTTGCGAGATGGAATTGACGCATACAATTAAGAAAGTCTGGACTGTGCTGACTTAATTAATCTAAGAGAGGAATCTATAACCTAGTCTGCAGCAGTGAAGCAAGTAAATGCTTTCATCAAATTGCTTTCATCCTGCAGGAGCACTAATATACAAGGACAGTGGAATTGACTTTGATAAACTCCATGAACAATTACCATAATAAAGGTTATTGGCCTAAGGTGCCAAAAGTGGTAATAGTGGAAGGATCAATGAAGTAAAAGCAAACTTTAATGCTCATTGCTTCTGTGCTTTAAAAATGTGATACATTAATCGAAGAGATCAATTAATTAATCTATATCAGTTCAAAATGATCCGATTCAATCCAACTAAACTACTTTTAAAGGATTTTAGtcattgcaaaaatattttacacaaaTTTTCCATTTTCTAGTACAAATACTTATCCAACAATAACTGAAAATCAGCAATTTAACAATTAAACCCGAGGAAGCCCCTACACTCATTTGTTGTAATCAAAAAGATAAATGTTCTCATCTAAATTTGCCCAAACAAAGacaggaataaaaaaataaagcatCTTTGAGTGGTCCAAATAATGATGTTGAGTTAATGGTTACCTTCTGCATGTAGCCTCCAAAGTGCAAGGACATGTTCGACATGGTTTTTTTCTTCTTTGCTTcttcctctgctctctttctcgATTCTTCCTCTTCTTTCCTGGCTCTTTCCTcctattataaaaataaatagacaACTATCAGTCTGTTTGTATTTCTTTAATCATGCAACAGAAAATACCTTTAAGATCATTACTTACAGCAATCCTCGACTGACGTTCCTTCTCCCTTTCAGCTTGAATCCTAtgctgctctgctctttctgctcTGCGTTTTTCCTATATTGGAAATCCATGTGAATTTCATCAGACAAATTAGTATGTGCCTCTTTGGAGAGAATCAACCATTTGAACTATAGTAGAAGTAAAATACAAACTTGGTAAATATTCCAGATAAAAGGAATCATTGACTTCAGACCACTTTAGGGACATTGGCCATCACTATGCCTGCTTGGTTTTGTGGCTGAATGTAAAACTGCTTCTAAGTAATACATGATGATTCAGTCAGATGAGATTCAAGAGAGGTGCAAGTTGGCCCCACTTGGGAAGGACAGAAGACATGGGGACAGGTCAAACCATATTAATCAGTGTTATTTTTGttctgcatttatttagcatTGGTTGAACTGGTAAAATGCCATGATAAGGTCTCAGTGATGGTATTCAAGCAGTATCCTTGGCAGATGCCAGGTGAGCACCTGGACTTGTAACATGGCAGACCCGGTAAATGGTTGAGTTGTGCATTCATCTGCCACATGCAGATGAAGTTCCTTGCCACTGAGCTTGCATTCTCTGTCAGAACCAGTGCAAGCTGCCTTCTCTTTGAAATATTCTATCATTCTATCTTTtaagttattttattttgtttctaatttattTGAGCTATAGCATTAATAAGGACTACCTtgcaatttgaaatatttaagtagAGTAAAGGACAAATTTAGCGGCAAATTTCTGGAGTGGTAGGCAGTTAGCTTACTTTCAAATTCCTCTTGCACAGGTCCAAGCAAGAcataataggccaaatggcctcacaCTCTTGTCAATTGTTTATGTCTTTAAACAATGAGGGGACTGAATCAATGGCTCTCAGTCGTCCAGCAAAATAACACAGCCAAGAGTACAACGTAAAGCTTGTAAATTAGTCCTGGGCTCAGGCACACCAGATCGTAGTCCACAGTGACAGTATAATGGTCACTAATTCCAGAAAAAGCCATTGGCAGAGCCATGCAGCAACTGCACAGATCATAGATCACTGATAGTTCAGGTGAAGACAAGGGTTTTGGAACATGTTGGAGCCCAACTGGTTCTAGTCTAGGTTCATGGCTGTAAATCCTGAAACTTAAAGATCTTTTCTTTTGGGTTGTATCTTTTATAAAGAGGAACAAAGAGACCCCAAATCCTCCTAACTGGACAATCCTGCCACAAATTGCTTTTGATGATTGGGAGCCCTAGATATATCCTTGATGGTATCAATTACAGCAATTAGCAGACAGAGAACTGCACTGCCAACCCTCATCTCCAGAAACTGAGTGACCAGATGGCAGATCCTAGAACTTCCTCAGGATGTCTGATGGAATCAACCCTAAAAAGCTATAACTCACAATTCTTTCCTTCAAAGCAATGATTTCCTCTTCATCTTTCTTCCTGTTCTCAAAATGAACTTCAATTAATGTCTGCAGTTCTAAAAGATCCTTCTCCATACGTTTTCGATGGATATCCTGCAGAATAGAAACCACACATATAAGCTCCATCACATTCAACATTCTCACAAATCTTTGAAAGCAAGAGGTCAGCATAGTTCCATGATttatcttgggggggggggttggggggaggttggggggagggtgggtggaataGGTAGATCCAGAATCGATCTTTGATGCATCTAATCTCAGTCATGGCTATATTGTGCATGCTATAATAAGCCTCAGAGTACCGTGATTGCAAGACTGACGCTCTGCAGGAGGTTCTGCATAGATCTACTGAAAAAGCAACAAATTACTTTGTACGTGATTCAAACAAATACGATACGATAGAACAGAGACCATTTCCTCTGGTGTGGGAATTGGAGCAAAGGATATAATATTAATATTAGAAGCAGTTGAAATCAGGAAGCATGTTGCCACATAAATGGCAGTGGAAGTCATCAAGAAGTACACAAACAAATGACAGGATGTGAAATAAGTAGCAAGAAAAAATGCTTACCgttcaaaaaacaaaacaaagaaggAAACCAGTAATTTAGATGCTTACGTCAAAGTCGACTCTTTCTCCATCTGGAATCTTAGGTGGCACAAGGTTGGGCAAAAAGAGtctacaaaatgaaaaaaaaattacactgggTTGCATCACATTTGTTGCTCCTGTGCTCACTAAGATCAATTGTTAAATGTGTCACATATTGAAAAAGATAAAATATCTGCTCTGCTTCCAAGATTTTACTCTAGATAATTTTTGTTGTATCTCAGATTACTTCCATAAGGTCTTCATTTTAATTGAGTTCACTTACTCAAAAGTAATATTGCTGAGTATAGCAGCATGACGGCTTTGTTATTAGGCAAGCAATTGGAGACCTGGTCCAACAATCCAGACACGTTTCCATCTCACCACACTTAAGATAATTAAATAATTCCAGTATAAAAGACTTGTAACAGTTTTGATGACTTTGAAATTAGTGGATTTTTGTGAAAACTGTACTGTTTAGTGAATGAGATCTATTACCCTTTCCAAGTCTGCCCTTTATGTTACTTTGAACCCACAGTTACAGAAACATGCTTGACTCACAACCATTCCTTCAAATGACTTCCAAATCATTCTGTTTAAGGGCCATGAGGCTTGGACAATAAATGTGGACTtttcagtgatgcccacatccaatAAATGCATAATAAAATGTTGAAAACTTAGGGGTCAAAACTTGTTTTTGTGTTTTGGCAACTAGAAATAACAGATGATCTTCCTTCACTTCGATAGGTTAACTGGTATTATTTAAAGTGGCAGTGGGGTGGAGGTAGCAGAGGTTGATTCTCATTCCTTTCTGTAACTATGGCAAAAAAATGGACAAAGACATTTGATCCCTAATATCACTCATTCCTGTTTGTCAGGACTCATAATTTCTGATCCAAATTACATCTCTGGACCATGGTAATTAACCCCAATCCCTCATCTGAGCCCACATGTCAATAATTGTCATTTCAATTCTTTAACCTTGGTGAGCAGCACTTAAGCAGTAAGCAGCACTTCACCCCTcctaacctggatccacctattgcttgccagctcttgctgcaccccttcccctcaactttatactggttatctcccctctatctttcagtccagacgaagggtctcagtccAAAGCATTGGCTATccattttacagatgctgcctgacccgctgagttcctccagcagtttgtttcttgctcctgaATTCAGCAGTTAAATTGTGTATAGCAAGGGTCCATAAACTGCAAGGATTTATTGATAAGATTTTTACTTAAGAAAAGCATTATTGGGTATGGGTAAGCATTGGTGGGGCAGTCAGAAAGAATTTTGCTGCTCTTCTTGGAACAGGATTGTGAGATCTTTTATGTCTGGTAGGGTCTCTGCATTACGGCAGAATATTCTgcactgccgcaaaacaacaaagttcatgtcgtataagtcagtgataataaacctgattctgattctgcttgatTGAAGTGGTTGCAACAATAAAGGATGCAACTCATACTGACATGGTATTCATTGAGTTTCACAATTGTTTGAAAGAAGTCAGTAAGGAAATCATTCAAAATGATGAAAGAGATTCATTTTACCTTGGCTTAGGCTTTTCTTCTTTGATGTGgaatacaaagagaaaatgaaatgtttGTTAGTTAAAGATTTTAAAGTAAATAATGTTCATTGCCTACCACTGAGGAAAATCTGttcaatgaattaaataaacaaataacaAAACTCTGGATTCATTTACTAAGGCCAACAtgtgaaaacatttttattaattaacTCATTAATACCTTGTTGTACCAATAAAACAGCTGGTTGTGAAAACTGCTTgcaacctaatttttttttcagatcttcAGGCACTAGGCTTTAAATGCTACGTCCAACCAATATGGAAAACCACTTAGGTTTAATTATGAATAACAACTCAACAGGTGCCACTACTCAAGCTTTGAATTGTTTATAATCTACCCATATTTTATCAATGCACAGAATCTTTGGTTAAACCATTTGTTGAGTCTCTTTCTGTTGATAACCGCCTCTGAAGAAAATGTGTTCTAATACAGGTAAGGTGCTAGCAATTCCAATTTTAAGGCCAAGTAAACTGAAAAGTTGTTTTCTTCCTAAATTGAAATTACTAAACAGGTTGGTATAAAttagacattttttaaaagaattgctGTGATATATAAATGTATATATTGCTATGAAGAAAATGACAAAGTTAGTGTTGCTTATCCATGATAAATCTATAGCCATTTTGGCAGTATAGTAATGGAATAGTTTTTATTCCATGAGCTCTTTGACAATT encodes the following:
- the LOC127581043 gene encoding troponin T, cardiac muscle-like, with product MLISADEDEDDEEDKTTEDAQEEKPKPRLFLPNLVPPKIPDGERVDFDDIHRKRMEKDLLELQTLIEVHFENRKKDEEEIIALKERIEKRRAERAEQHRIQAEREKERQSRIAEERARKEEEESRKRAEEEAKKKKTMSNMSLHFGGYMQKTDSRRGGKKQTEREKKKKILSERRKPLDIDDLNESELKEKSKELWQWMYQLEAEKFDLQEKMKQQKYEINVLRNRVSDHQKVSKGLRGKGKVSGRWK